A region of Candidatus Poribacteria bacterium DNA encodes the following proteins:
- a CDS encoding NHL repeat-containing protein encodes MFNLKNLTFCLLFLVPVYVPAAQEYKFVGEFGEKGESKAQFAKTLFMAFGPDGAVYVTDTDNFRIQKFNEIGRFVFDIQMEKGSEFRFINPTAIAVGMDSSIYVMDWMFVQISDPNLQTTSGPKIFNYGPCIHKFDAHGVFVASYPIQDLSQRIKTLETAAPGLDADGNYALIIPQGDTKRTFLLAIDAHDNLYVCDSDVPNKTVVKLDANGKRIAQYPLAQPGVGHLMHPADMTVDKVGNLYIVDEKGHRVLKYSSDGKFLNAFGEYGDASGKFIAPFRITALTDGTLLVADTAKYLKDFVSTLPRRLDDPIRYYGNDAKLFRYRLRRIQRFTTEGVYTQKLLIPFRREVETDVALQLKGIDGSGNLYYLNPAKLRFRKYAPTTSLISSMFQTELKLRYTRDLHDVEIDNQDDLDADLYTKSDFDEQIIRDAAYANLIFSYDFNEAYRIALSNRLTYVRMTDTSYYRARDFEDFRGRFNQDDRATENSWDDRIQIDFTWIRDHRLYNYREARAFAYFSLIRLDFINDALDPFNLRFFDFNANLSDWGAGLHYDLSRTFRLNFEITHFFGKNRYTYIDETNVLYATGFQEGDLTRAVLFINGIF; translated from the coding sequence ATGTTTAACCTAAAAAACCTAACGTTTTGTCTGCTGTTCCTTGTTCCAGTGTACGTACCTGCTGCACAAGAATACAAATTTGTTGGCGAGTTCGGTGAAAAAGGGGAAAGCAAAGCACAGTTCGCGAAAACCTTGTTCATGGCATTTGGACCTGACGGTGCCGTCTACGTGACGGATACGGATAACTTCCGAATTCAGAAGTTCAATGAAATTGGGAGATTTGTATTTGACATCCAGATGGAGAAGGGAAGTGAGTTTCGGTTCATTAATCCTACCGCTATTGCTGTCGGCATGGATAGCAGTATCTATGTAATGGATTGGATGTTCGTGCAGATTTCGGACCCTAACCTCCAAACAACATCGGGGCCCAAAATCTTTAACTACGGTCCGTGTATCCATAAATTTGACGCACACGGCGTATTTGTCGCAAGTTACCCGATTCAAGATTTGAGCCAGCGAATAAAAACACTTGAAACCGCTGCACCCGGCTTGGATGCCGATGGCAATTATGCGCTCATTATTCCACAAGGCGACACGAAACGGACATTTTTGTTAGCAATAGATGCTCACGACAATCTCTATGTTTGCGACAGCGATGTCCCGAATAAAACCGTTGTCAAACTGGATGCGAACGGCAAACGGATTGCCCAATACCCTCTCGCCCAACCCGGGGTGGGACACCTCATGCATCCGGCGGATATGACGGTGGATAAAGTCGGAAATCTGTATATTGTTGATGAGAAGGGGCATCGGGTGTTGAAATATAGTTCCGATGGAAAGTTCTTAAACGCTTTCGGTGAATACGGAGATGCATCTGGAAAATTTATAGCACCTTTCCGAATAACAGCATTGACAGATGGAACACTCCTTGTCGCTGACACGGCGAAGTACCTGAAGGATTTCGTTTCTACGCTTCCGAGGCGACTTGACGATCCGATACGATACTATGGTAATGATGCAAAGTTGTTTCGCTACCGGTTACGACGTATCCAACGATTTACGACAGAGGGTGTGTATACACAAAAATTGCTTATCCCGTTTCGGCGAGAAGTTGAAACCGATGTTGCTCTCCAACTCAAAGGGATTGACGGAAGTGGAAACCTTTATTATCTGAACCCAGCAAAATTGCGGTTTAGGAAGTACGCACCGACGACATCCTTGATATCTTCGATGTTCCAGACGGAGCTTAAACTTCGCTACACACGCGATCTGCACGACGTTGAAATTGACAATCAGGATGATTTAGACGCGGATCTCTATACCAAATCCGATTTTGATGAACAGATTATTCGAGATGCTGCATACGCAAATTTAATCTTCTCTTACGATTTCAATGAGGCGTATCGCATCGCATTATCCAATCGACTCACTTACGTTCGGATGACCGATACGAGTTATTATCGCGCCCGAGATTTTGAAGACTTTCGCGGACGATTCAATCAAGATGACAGGGCAACTGAAAACTCTTGGGATGACCGGATCCAGATTGACTTTACATGGATACGCGATCACCGCCTTTATAATTATCGCGAGGCGCGGGCATTTGCATACTTCAGCCTCATCCGCCTCGATTTCATAAACGATGCCCTCGACCCTTTCAATCTCCGATTCTTTGACTTCAACGCGAATCTCTCCGATTGGGGCGCGGGTTTACATTATGACTTAAGCCGGACGTTCCGCTTGAATTTTGAAATCACACATTTCTTCGGCA
- the nusB gene encoding transcription antitermination factor NusB yields MSSRRQSRIVAMQMLYQIQLTDAPVSIVIERFWQSQDTSVDLRPFVAQLVEGTTAHLETIDTVLQNTSKNWKLHRMPVVDLSILRCATYEILYVSDIDAATSINEAIEIAKSYSTPDSPKFINGVLDGIRKKQPDVPED; encoded by the coding sequence ATGTCTTCTCGTAGACAATCTCGCATCGTTGCGATGCAAATGCTGTATCAAATTCAACTCACCGACGCACCGGTGTCAATTGTCATTGAGCGGTTTTGGCAGAGCCAGGACACGTCAGTAGACCTCCGTCCATTTGTAGCGCAACTCGTTGAGGGCACCACCGCCCATCTGGAAACAATTGATACAGTACTTCAAAACACATCCAAAAATTGGAAGCTCCACCGAATGCCTGTCGTAGATCTTTCTATCCTACGATGTGCAACCTATGAAATCCTCTATGTCAGTGACATTGATGCGGCGACCTCAATTAACGAGGCTATTGAAATTGCCAAATCCTACAGCACCCCGGATTCGCCAAAATTCATCAACGGTGTCTTGGACGGTATACGGAAAAAACAACCGGATGTTCCTGAGGACTAA
- the ggt gene encoding gamma-glutamyltransferase — translation MNSYKKDYGTVAGPHPRTAQAGFEMLLAGGNAVDAAVAAAFTEGVVEPSHNGIAGYGGCALIYRRKTEDVIAIDYNTAAPAAASEDMFTIENAPDVPAGYRVPGRVNVHGPLSIGVPGVVAGLCLALEEFGSLPLADVLRPAINSARHGYAPNSANRGGIAGNAERWKQDFPETARVFLKNGKPPQKGERLTNPELARTLEAVAEGGSAAFYEGAIAETIANHIQELGGCLTSDDLQNYRPFTTQPYKIEYRGYSVYTAPLGAGGLTTLQMLRLIEEFDLTAMSLPERFHLFAEAMKVCWPERLRRFGDPRVVDIDIETELSDSLTATLSAKLKAGLESPQPGEVVYHEPMNCTSHISTADAQGNMVSLTQTHGGGFGSMVTVPGTGLLFGHGVGRFDPRPGLANSVGPGKRPLHNMAPFLATREGMPFATYGIPGGRTIPNNQLNISVSLFDLQVPIQKALDAPRLHTDGAEPIQVEPRAGEETLKALRDLGHEITASAGIGGPGHGIRLWENGTYQDGGTDPRGEGKVMAK, via the coding sequence GTGAATTCATACAAAAAAGACTATGGTACTGTTGCTGGACCACACCCTCGCACCGCACAGGCAGGGTTTGAAATGCTGCTTGCCGGTGGGAACGCCGTTGATGCCGCTGTGGCTGCTGCCTTTACGGAGGGTGTCGTGGAACCTTCGCATAACGGTATAGCGGGATACGGTGGTTGCGCGCTTATCTATCGCAGGAAAACGGAAGATGTCATCGCTATAGATTACAACACAGCAGCACCTGCTGCTGCCTCCGAAGATATGTTTACGATCGAAAATGCTCCCGATGTACCCGCAGGTTACCGAGTGCCGGGCCGCGTAAACGTTCACGGTCCATTATCTATCGGGGTGCCGGGCGTTGTTGCTGGCTTGTGTTTGGCATTAGAGGAGTTTGGGAGTCTGCCTCTCGCGGATGTACTCCGCCCTGCTATCAACTCTGCACGCCACGGCTATGCACCGAACAGTGCGAACCGCGGTGGGATAGCAGGGAATGCGGAACGATGGAAACAGGACTTCCCAGAAACGGCACGGGTTTTTCTCAAAAATGGGAAACCACCGCAGAAAGGGGAAAGACTCACCAATCCTGAACTTGCTCGAACTTTGGAGGCGGTCGCTGAAGGTGGATCTGCTGCGTTCTATGAAGGCGCAATTGCCGAAACAATCGCAAATCACATTCAGGAACTCGGCGGATGTTTAACCTCGGATGATCTGCAGAATTACCGTCCTTTTACCACACAACCTTACAAAATCGAGTATCGCGGCTACTCGGTCTATACAGCACCGCTCGGTGCCGGTGGACTGACGACCCTACAGATGCTCCGATTAATAGAGGAATTTGATCTGACGGCGATGTCCCTTCCTGAAAGGTTTCACCTCTTTGCTGAAGCGATGAAAGTTTGCTGGCCCGAAAGGCTCCGTCGATTCGGTGACCCGCGCGTCGTTGACATAGACATTGAAACAGAACTCTCGGATAGTCTCACGGCTACACTCAGCGCAAAACTGAAGGCGGGACTTGAATCCCCGCAACCCGGAGAAGTCGTCTATCATGAACCGATGAATTGCACAAGTCATATCTCCACGGCGGATGCACAAGGGAATATGGTATCGCTAACGCAAACGCACGGTGGCGGATTCGGTTCAATGGTGACGGTACCAGGAACAGGTTTGCTCTTCGGACACGGTGTTGGACGCTTTGACCCAAGACCTGGACTTGCGAACTCTGTCGGACCTGGAAAACGCCCGCTCCATAATATGGCTCCGTTTCTCGCCACGCGAGAGGGTATGCCTTTTGCTACCTACGGTATACCGGGTGGCAGGACCATTCCAAATAACCAGCTTAACATCAGCGTCAGTCTTTTTGACCTACAAGTGCCAATCCAAAAGGCATTAGACGCACCGAGACTTCATACCGATGGTGCTGAACCGATCCAGGTCGAACCACGTGCGGGTGAAGAAACGCTGAAAGCATTGCGGGACTTGGGGCACGAAATCACAGCAAGTGCGGGGATCGGTGGACCGGGACACGGTATTCGTCTCTGGGAAAATGGGACTTACCAAGATGGCGGCACGGATCCACGAGGCGAAGGAAAAGTGATGGCGAAATAA
- a CDS encoding SDR family NAD(P)-dependent oxidoreductase, with protein sequence MVFREDALAGVHIVISGGCGAIGLGIVKKLMAHGADVTVNDILSNQQATDRLGQNGLDIEKINYVKADLTDTDETDMLVNGARERFGPIHVALCHIGMVIPKPLLEYRAEEWDETMAVNARTAFLFGSAASRSMLEDGVKGQLIFTTSWVADVPWPEIGPYNASKAAMKQLMRSFARELADKGIRANAVAPGIVSVGLAKQQWDTDPIYRARAQKAIPLGVMQPLDSVANAFLFLCSPAADYMTGTTLLVDGGCSLYPMDDA encoded by the coding sequence ATGGTTTTTCGCGAGGATGCCCTCGCAGGAGTGCATATCGTAATTTCGGGTGGGTGTGGTGCGATTGGGCTTGGAATCGTCAAAAAATTGATGGCACACGGGGCGGACGTAACGGTAAACGACATTCTGTCAAATCAACAGGCAACAGACCGGCTCGGTCAAAACGGCCTTGACATAGAGAAAATAAACTACGTTAAGGCAGATCTAACGGACACCGATGAAACCGACATGTTGGTAAATGGCGCACGCGAAAGGTTCGGACCTATCCATGTCGCGTTGTGTCATATCGGTATGGTAATTCCGAAACCCTTGTTGGAATACAGAGCAGAAGAGTGGGATGAGACAATGGCGGTCAATGCCCGAACGGCGTTTTTATTCGGCAGTGCTGCATCCCGTTCAATGCTTGAAGATGGTGTTAAAGGACAACTCATTTTTACGACATCTTGGGTTGCTGATGTGCCGTGGCCAGAGATTGGCCCCTATAACGCAAGCAAGGCTGCGATGAAACAGTTAATGCGCTCCTTTGCGCGTGAATTAGCAGACAAAGGCATTCGCGCAAATGCGGTCGCGCCGGGAATCGTCAGCGTTGGACTTGCAAAACAACAGTGGGATACGGATCCAATCTACCGCGCCCGGGCACAGAAAGCGATTCCACTCGGCGTTATGCAACCGCTTGATTCGGTGGCAAACGCCTTTCTATTTTTGTGTAGTCCTGCTGCAGATTATATGACTGGGACAACGCTGCTCGTAGATGGCGGCTGTAGCCTGTACCCAATGGATGACGCATAG
- a CDS encoding Rieske (2Fe-2S) protein, whose protein sequence is MSQFVKAATTDQIQPGKCLGVKVEGVFIGIYNVKGEYYAMNNICPHLGGVLSYGFLDNNCVTCPLHMWEFDVTTGECVWPGEEKLPTYAVKVEGEDILVDVETPLQAS, encoded by the coding sequence ATGTCACAATTTGTAAAAGCCGCGACAACCGACCAGATTCAGCCCGGTAAATGTCTCGGTGTGAAAGTTGAAGGCGTTTTCATCGGCATCTACAATGTAAAGGGTGAATACTACGCCATGAACAATATCTGCCCTCACCTCGGTGGTGTTTTGAGTTACGGCTTTTTAGACAATAACTGTGTTACCTGTCCACTTCACATGTGGGAATTCGACGTGACAACAGGTGAATGCGTGTGGCCAGGTGAAGAAAAATTACCCACCTATGCTGTTAAGGTAGAGGGTGAAGATATTCTCGTAGATGTCGAAACACCTCTCCAAGCGAGTTAG
- a CDS encoding NAD(P)-dependent oxidoreductase, producing the protein MAYLLTGGMGCIGTYVIRDLLAAGEKVVVYDFAYDLTIPKMVLTDEQIEGFTFVQGDITDLPHILRTIQEHEIDQVIHLASWQVPACNANPPEALKVVCEGTINILEAARIFKLKRVVWASSVAVFGAPEDYNHEQILNDAPHYPKFIYGACKSLNEKYATHYFDAYGVDSIGLRFTAVYGVGRTRGMSSFTTQMIEAVAMGEPHTCPFGDDAVDWQYVEDVSRSIVMACTCPTTQTRVFNVKGGIRPVKEGVAYLKTLVPDAEITLEPGVFGISWDYDATPIAEEVGFVPAYTMEQGILKTLNRFRERAGLAQI; encoded by the coding sequence ATGGCGTATCTGCTCACCGGTGGCATGGGATGCATCGGTACTTATGTCATCCGCGACCTGTTGGCAGCCGGTGAAAAGGTAGTTGTTTACGATTTTGCTTACGACCTAACCATTCCAAAGATGGTCCTCACGGACGAACAGATTGAAGGGTTCACCTTTGTGCAGGGTGACATTACGGACCTACCGCACATCTTACGGACTATCCAAGAACACGAAATTGATCAAGTTATTCATCTCGCCTCATGGCAGGTACCGGCGTGCAATGCAAATCCACCGGAAGCGTTAAAGGTAGTCTGTGAAGGCACGATCAATATATTGGAAGCGGCGCGTATTTTCAAACTCAAACGTGTTGTTTGGGCAAGTAGCGTCGCTGTCTTCGGCGCACCAGAGGATTACAATCACGAACAAATCCTCAACGATGCCCCACACTATCCTAAGTTCATCTACGGTGCGTGTAAATCCCTCAATGAAAAATACGCGACGCACTATTTCGATGCTTATGGCGTTGATTCAATCGGACTTCGGTTTACTGCTGTCTATGGTGTCGGTAGAACGCGCGGAATGAGTTCGTTCACGACACAGATGATCGAGGCGGTGGCAATGGGTGAACCACATACGTGTCCATTTGGTGATGATGCAGTGGATTGGCAGTATGTGGAGGATGTCTCCCGTTCAATCGTCATGGCATGCACCTGCCCGACAACACAGACACGCGTTTTCAACGTAAAGGGTGGCATCCGACCGGTCAAAGAAGGGGTGGCATATCTCAAAACGCTGGTCCCAGATGCTGAAATTACGTTAGAACCCGGTGTGTTCGGCATCTCATGGGATTATGACGCAACACCTATTGCTGAAGAAGTGGGATTTGTTCCGGCTTACACTATGGAACAGGGGATTCTGAAAACGTTGAACCGTTTTAGAGAGCGGGCAGGATTAGCACAGATATGA
- a CDS encoding isoprenylcysteine carboxylmethyltransferase family protein, with amino-acid sequence MGTRKIRKIGNFFFKIRSFTPIPFIFALLYFAAPVWYTVATGLLFIAAGEFLRIWAVGYAGASTRARTLGAARDLVTTGPYSYVRNPLYLGNFLLSLGVCLVANVYWLVAVLIVGYFFQYLPIIAVEEAYLLESCGPIYQTYQERVPRLIPQFHSYPDASPHDFCFARAIKSEKRTLTAIVCVVGLIFARQSTNLF; translated from the coding sequence GTGGGAACAAGGAAAATTAGAAAAATCGGCAACTTTTTCTTCAAAATCCGCAGTTTTACGCCTATTCCCTTTATTTTTGCCCTGCTCTATTTCGCAGCTCCGGTGTGGTACACGGTCGCAACTGGCTTGCTTTTTATTGCTGCAGGTGAATTTCTTCGGATATGGGCAGTCGGATATGCGGGTGCATCCACCCGTGCCAGAACCCTCGGTGCTGCCCGCGACCTCGTCACAACGGGTCCATATTCATACGTCCGTAACCCCCTTTATCTCGGTAACTTCCTGCTCAGCCTCGGTGTCTGTCTCGTCGCGAATGTCTATTGGCTTGTTGCCGTGCTGATTGTTGGTTATTTCTTCCAATATCTCCCGATTATTGCTGTCGAAGAGGCATATTTGCTGGAGTCTTGTGGACCCATCTATCAAACATATCAGGAACGTGTGCCTCGCTTGATCCCTCAGTTTCATTCCTATCCAGATGCGTCTCCACACGATTTTTGTTTCGCACGCGCTATAAAAAGTGAAAAGCGGACCTTAACGGCGATCGTCTGCGTTGTCGGGTTAATTTTCGCGAGACAAAGTACTAATCTGTTTTAG
- a CDS encoding LptF/LptG family permease, whose protein sequence is MNILDRYLLREYLKAFLVGLLFFIALLIVVRLLDKDIKKFDDDVAYMTAVKIVLFQAPRRIMEVVPVAAFVAVFFVLGRMIQSNEFDAMKAGGMSVYRLLAPVLIVTLLICGLFAVFYNRVAAPAFHEAQLLQNKVRPRYGRNIVFKGKNNRLFYSQRINLDDREIQQLTIYEYNAEEELARITFAKSATWTPTQWKLANGYIRHFEKGIEVGYEDFETHAIERYEDPARFVGSEKDPRAMTIKELREQISYKQEAGQISRKEQVKLYHNTAYPFAAVVVVMLGAPIAIRLGRSGFFAGLVIAFFLSFIYWALSFATLQGLSEGGKLHPFLASWGPNILYAVVGGIMIWRTPK, encoded by the coding sequence TTGAATATTTTAGATCGGTATCTGCTTCGTGAATACCTCAAAGCTTTTCTTGTTGGACTTCTGTTCTTTATAGCCTTACTGATTGTCGTGCGTTTATTGGATAAGGACATCAAGAAGTTTGATGATGATGTCGCTTACATGACCGCTGTTAAAATTGTTCTTTTTCAAGCACCGCGCCGGATTATGGAAGTCGTGCCTGTTGCAGCGTTTGTGGCTGTTTTTTTTGTGCTCGGTAGGATGATCCAAAGCAACGAATTCGATGCGATGAAGGCGGGCGGTATGAGCGTTTACCGGCTCCTCGCACCCGTCTTAATTGTGACACTTCTTATCTGTGGACTCTTTGCTGTCTTTTACAATCGCGTTGCAGCACCCGCTTTTCATGAAGCGCAGCTCTTGCAAAATAAAGTAAGACCGCGTTACGGTAGGAACATTGTTTTCAAAGGTAAAAACAACCGCCTCTTTTATTCGCAGCGGATTAACTTAGATGATCGTGAAATCCAGCAGCTCACTATCTATGAGTATAACGCAGAAGAGGAACTCGCTCGCATAACATTCGCAAAATCGGCAACATGGACACCTACACAATGGAAACTCGCCAATGGCTACATCCGGCATTTTGAGAAAGGCATTGAGGTCGGTTATGAGGATTTTGAAACGCATGCTATTGAACGCTACGAGGATCCTGCCCGTTTTGTCGGAAGTGAAAAGGATCCCAGGGCGATGACTATCAAGGAACTTCGTGAGCAGATCTCCTACAAACAAGAAGCCGGTCAGATTTCACGCAAGGAACAGGTTAAGTTGTATCACAACACAGCATATCCGTTCGCCGCTGTTGTCGTTGTTATGCTTGGCGCGCCCATTGCCATTCGCCTTGGTAGATCGGGTTTTTTTGCAGGCTTAGTGATTGCTTTTTTCCTCTCTTTTATCTATTGGGCACTTTCCTTCGCAACGCTCCAAGGATTAAGTGAGGGGGGCAAACTCCACCCCTTTCTTGCCAGTTGGGGACCAAACATCCTATATGCTGTCGTCGGCGGTATCATGATCTGGCGCACACCGAAATAA
- a CDS encoding LptF/LptG family permease, with the protein MRILARYILKEFFPPFIIALICFTFILIFDDLFRLTNLFVKKGISPLYLVELLIYVMPATIVLSLPMAALVAILLALGRLSTNNEIIAMKAHGVAFHHLMLPFLVVVGLLSIVDLVLMDYALPQANLAYAALKRDIQRHNPAFVLEEATVMKELETEGKLWMYESTDRKSGRMQNVKIWDGIWGGRPRFSHAQEATLGFENGRAMLTLYDGRTYEPTTDNSDGYRVTKFQQQNLALQLTEDLERGTFQNQTPRSMRIAQLGAFVDTLEGALQTSKNPEFTLKKLRFAQVEYHKKFSIPFACLAFGLMGIPLGLMVKQSGKMIGFGIGLVVILVYYLLLQVGQSTGLNGILSPVLAMWLPNIVIGVFGIALSIRVMGEGKLRTWRDRDRKLPIVVNRKAES; encoded by the coding sequence ATGAGAATATTAGCACGGTATATACTTAAAGAATTTTTTCCACCTTTCATAATAGCACTTATCTGTTTTACCTTTATCCTCATCTTTGATGATCTTTTCCGATTGACGAATCTTTTTGTCAAGAAGGGGATAAGTCCGCTTTACCTCGTTGAATTGCTCATCTATGTGATGCCAGCGACGATTGTACTCTCTCTTCCGATGGCGGCTTTGGTCGCGATTTTGCTCGCACTTGGAAGATTGTCTACCAATAATGAAATCATCGCCATGAAAGCGCACGGTGTCGCTTTCCATCATCTCATGCTACCCTTTTTAGTCGTTGTTGGGCTATTGAGCATCGTTGATCTTGTATTGATGGACTATGCCCTACCACAGGCAAACCTTGCTTACGCTGCGCTCAAACGCGATATCCAAAGGCACAATCCAGCCTTCGTTTTAGAAGAAGCCACTGTCATGAAAGAGTTGGAAACAGAAGGCAAGCTGTGGATGTACGAATCCACAGATCGAAAGAGTGGACGCATGCAGAACGTCAAAATATGGGATGGTATTTGGGGCGGGCGCCCTCGGTTCAGCCATGCACAAGAAGCCACCCTCGGTTTTGAAAATGGTAGGGCAATGCTTACGCTTTATGATGGACGCACTTACGAACCCACAACCGATAATTCAGACGGATATCGCGTAACAAAATTCCAGCAGCAGAACCTCGCTCTTCAGTTGACTGAAGATCTCGAACGCGGCACATTTCAGAACCAAACACCACGATCAATGCGTATCGCTCAACTTGGGGCATTCGTCGATACGTTAGAAGGTGCGCTACAAACGAGCAAAAATCCCGAATTTACCCTTAAGAAACTCCGTTTTGCACAGGTTGAGTATCATAAAAAATTCTCTATTCCCTTCGCATGTCTGGCATTTGGATTAATGGGGATACCTCTCGGATTGATGGTGAAACAGAGTGGAAAAATGATTGGATTTGGCATCGGTTTAGTTGTGATTTTGGTTTATTATTTGTTGCTTCAGGTCGGTCAAAGCACAGGTTTGAATGGTATACTGTCTCCTGTCCTTGCTATGTGGCTTCCAAATATCGTTATCGGTGTGTTCGGTATTGCGCTAAGCATCCGTGTGATGGGCGAAGGGAAACTGCGCACTTGGCGCGATCGCGATAGAAAGTTACCCATTGTTGTTAATAGGAAAGCCGAATCGTAA